One window of Anaerolineales bacterium genomic DNA carries:
- a CDS encoding alanine dehydrogenase — MYIGIPKESRPFEYRVGLSPAGVEILSRLGHQIFVEHEAGLSAGFKDEEYEKFGARIAYSPQEVFGRADLLLKISRPLKQEIEWMKEGATLAGFLHLASSSQDQIDLLIEKKITALAYEQITDPAGRHVVLRPFSLICGAMVAPIAARFLQTNRGGKGILLSGVPGVPPAEVVIIGAGGVGSSAARAMMGAGAHVTVLDRKMSALENLTEKLPGVVTMLSTARNIERVAAYADVLIGAVLITGQRAPIVVTRDVVRSMKPRSVIIDVSIDQGGCVETSRPTMHDNPVFIDENMVHYCVPNISSLVARTASHVLVNSAIPFITQIANSGIDAAMEADSSIKVAINTHQGNLVNLLSLKGREASK; from the coding sequence ATGTATATTGGGATTCCAAAAGAAAGCCGCCCCTTTGAATACCGGGTTGGTCTGTCTCCGGCCGGAGTGGAGATTCTCTCCAGGTTGGGGCATCAGATCTTCGTCGAGCATGAGGCGGGATTGAGCGCGGGATTCAAGGATGAAGAGTACGAAAAGTTTGGGGCGCGAATCGCCTATTCGCCGCAGGAAGTCTTCGGCCGCGCCGATCTTCTGTTGAAGATCTCGCGTCCACTGAAACAGGAGATCGAATGGATGAAAGAGGGAGCCACGCTGGCCGGGTTCCTGCATCTTGCATCCAGTTCACAGGATCAGATCGACCTGTTGATTGAGAAAAAGATCACTGCCCTCGCCTATGAACAGATCACGGACCCGGCCGGGCGTCATGTGGTCCTCCGTCCGTTCAGCCTAATCTGCGGCGCGATGGTTGCCCCGATTGCCGCACGTTTTCTTCAAACCAATCGCGGCGGGAAGGGGATTTTGCTGAGCGGTGTGCCGGGTGTCCCGCCTGCGGAAGTAGTGATTATCGGAGCCGGGGGGGTGGGGTCATCGGCTGCGCGAGCGATGATGGGCGCAGGCGCGCATGTGACCGTACTCGACAGGAAGATGAGCGCTCTGGAGAATCTGACCGAAAAGTTACCCGGTGTGGTGACCATGCTTTCCACAGCCCGCAATATCGAACGCGTGGCTGCCTATGCCGATGTTTTGATCGGAGCGGTTCTGATCACCGGACAACGTGCCCCGATCGTGGTGACGCGGGATGTGGTTCGTTCGATGAAACCGCGGTCTGTCATCATCGATGTCAGCATCGATCAGGGTGGATGTGTAGAAACGTCACGCCCGACGATGCACGATAACCCGGTCTTCATCGATGAGAATATGGTGCATTACTGTGTGCCGAACATCTCAAGCCTGGTGGCGCGGACGGCAAGCCATGTTTTGGTGAACTCGGCGATTCCCTTTATCACTCAGATCGCCAACAGCGGGATCGATGCCGCAATGGAGGCGGATTCATCCATAAAGGTGGCGATCAACACTCATCAGGGAAATCTGGTCAATCTGCTAAGTTTGAAAGGGCGGGAGGCTTCAAAATGA
- a CDS encoding acetyl-CoA hydrolase/transferase family protein, translating into MSTPSNYQSRATTAQEAVKTIKSGDRVFLTGNVSVPQKLLAALVEYAPNLKDVEICQALTVGATDYVSPEMEGHLRVNSMFISANIRNAVQEGRADFTPVLLSEFPLLFKRGILPVDVAVVHVSTPDEHGFCSLGVEVGLTKSAAESAKIIIAEVNDKMPRTLGDSFIHVSRLTHIVQVSYDIPELAMAEEDGAETVQKIAGHISGLIPDGATMQLGIGNIPDAVLKYLFDKKDLGIHTELFSDGVIDLVNAGVLTNARKSLHPGKIIAGFILGTKRLYNWVDDNPLIELHRTEYVNDPFVIAQNERMVAVNSAIEVDLTGQVCADSIGPKLYSGVGGQLDFIYGASRSKGGVPIIALPSTAIMKDGAAISKITAMLKPGAGVVTSRNHVRFIVTEFGIADLYGKTIRQRAQALIEIAHPQFHDELKKQARDLHYL; encoded by the coding sequence ATGAGCACCCCATCCAATTATCAATCGAGAGCGACAACCGCTCAAGAGGCTGTCAAGACGATCAAATCCGGGGACAGGGTTTTCCTGACCGGGAATGTATCCGTCCCTCAAAAACTGCTCGCTGCGTTGGTGGAATATGCCCCCAACCTGAAAGACGTGGAGATTTGCCAGGCATTAACCGTCGGCGCGACAGATTACGTCAGCCCGGAGATGGAAGGGCACCTGCGGGTAAATTCCATGTTCATCAGCGCCAACATCCGCAATGCTGTGCAGGAGGGACGCGCAGACTTCACCCCCGTGCTTCTTTCGGAATTTCCATTGTTATTCAAGCGTGGGATTTTGCCGGTGGATGTTGCGGTCGTCCATGTGTCGACACCGGACGAACACGGTTTTTGCAGTTTGGGGGTCGAGGTCGGGTTAACGAAGTCGGCGGCTGAATCTGCCAAGATCATCATCGCCGAGGTAAACGATAAAATGCCGCGCACGCTTGGCGATTCCTTCATCCATGTCAGCCGTTTGACCCACATAGTGCAGGTCAGCTATGACATCCCGGAATTGGCGATGGCCGAGGAGGACGGCGCGGAGACCGTACAGAAGATCGCCGGTCATATATCGGGTTTGATCCCTGACGGCGCCACGATGCAATTGGGGATCGGAAACATCCCCGACGCGGTCTTGAAATATCTTTTTGATAAAAAAGACCTCGGTATCCATACCGAGCTTTTCTCCGATGGCGTGATCGACCTCGTTAATGCGGGTGTCCTGACGAACGCGCGCAAGAGCCTTCATCCCGGCAAGATCATAGCGGGTTTCATCCTCGGGACCAAACGCCTCTATAATTGGGTCGACGACAACCCCTTGATCGAATTGCATCGCACCGAGTACGTCAACGATCCATTCGTTATTGCCCAGAACGAAAGAATGGTGGCGGTCAACTCCGCCATCGAAGTGGATCTTACCGGGCAGGTCTGCGCAGACAGCATTGGACCCAAACTTTACAGCGGGGTCGGCGGACAGTTGGATTTCATCTACGGCGCATCACGTTCGAAGGGCGGCGTTCCCATCATTGCCCTTCCCAGCACAGCGATCATGAAGGATGGCGCTGCGATCAGCAAAATCACTGCCATGCTCAAACCCGGCGCAGGGGTGGTGACGAGCCGCAATCATGTGCGTTTCATCGTAACAGAATTCGGTATCGCCGACCTTTATGGAAAGACCATTCGCCAGCGCGCGCAGGCATTGATCGAAATTGCGCATCCGCAGTTCCATGACGAATTGAAGAAACAGGCGCGGGATTTGCATTACCTGTAA
- the pyk gene encoding pyruvate kinase yields the protein MRNVKIVATIGPASDTEDVLESLMRAGMNVARLNFSHGTHEQHRERVNRIRRVSKRLNIPVGILQDLQGPKIRVGKLENPLQLSAGEEISLYATQDSPPKNGHQVIPVDFRELFDSVQKGDKLLLDDGRLALQVISAKGRVVHAKVLVGGLLSSHKGINLPGVKLRIAGFTEKDKADLAFGISQNVDAVAISFVRSAKDVRTVREAIHEYSAGKREPMLIAKLEKPEALNELYDILDVVDGVMVARGDLGVELPPERVPPLQKLIIRAANARAKLVITATQMLESMIQNPLPTRAEASDIANAVFDGTDAVMLSAETASGDFPHLAVEMMSRIVAEAESHFKEWGSRQDARAGLGESDAASMARAANALASDPEVEAVSVFTMRGRSAWLMSKARPSKQILAFTPEPDTFNQLAFLWGVQPYLVKFAKSMDDMLAEVDAVLLKSGIEPGQQVVLVCGFPIGEQRPPNMALLHTVASEATVKLARKLAEK from the coding sequence ATGCGTAATGTAAAGATCGTTGCAACCATAGGTCCCGCGTCGGACACGGAGGATGTTTTGGAATCCTTGATGAGGGCGGGGATGAATGTTGCCCGTTTGAATTTCTCGCACGGCACGCACGAACAGCACCGCGAGCGGGTAAACCGAATCCGCAGAGTGTCGAAGCGGTTGAACATCCCGGTCGGCATCCTCCAGGATCTGCAGGGACCGAAGATTCGGGTGGGTAAATTGGAAAATCCGCTTCAACTTTCCGCGGGGGAGGAGATCAGTCTGTATGCCACGCAGGATTCGCCGCCGAAGAACGGACATCAGGTCATTCCCGTTGATTTTCGTGAATTGTTCGACTCGGTGCAAAAAGGCGATAAACTGCTTCTCGATGATGGGCGGCTTGCGCTTCAGGTCATCTCTGCGAAAGGTCGCGTCGTTCACGCCAAAGTGTTGGTGGGGGGTTTGCTTTCCTCGCACAAGGGGATCAACCTGCCGGGGGTAAAACTCCGCATTGCAGGGTTTACCGAAAAGGATAAAGCCGACCTTGCCTTCGGCATTTCGCAGAACGTGGATGCAGTGGCGATTTCGTTCGTCCGTAGCGCAAAGGACGTAAGAACGGTTCGTGAGGCGATCCATGAATATTCCGCAGGGAAGCGCGAGCCGATGTTGATCGCAAAACTAGAGAAACCGGAAGCCTTGAACGAACTTTATGATATTCTCGATGTGGTGGATGGCGTGATGGTGGCTCGCGGTGATCTGGGTGTGGAACTCCCGCCGGAACGTGTGCCTCCCTTGCAAAAATTGATCATTCGTGCCGCAAACGCCCGCGCGAAACTGGTCATTACCGCCACGCAGATGCTCGAATCCATGATTCAAAATCCGCTTCCCACCCGTGCCGAGGCATCGGATATAGCCAATGCTGTTTTCGACGGGACCGATGCGGTCATGCTTTCCGCCGAGACGGCTTCTGGTGATTTTCCGCACCTTGCGGTCGAGATGATGTCGCGCATCGTCGCGGAAGCCGAGTCTCATTTCAAAGAGTGGGGAAGCCGCCAGGACGCCCGGGCAGGTTTGGGCGAGAGCGATGCGGCTTCGATGGCTCGCGCGGCGAACGCTCTGGCGAGCGATCCGGAAGTGGAAGCGGTATCCGTATTCACCATGCGCGGACGGTCTGCGTGGTTGATGTCGAAAGCCAGGCCGTCGAAGCAAATCCTTGCATTTACCCCGGAGCCGGATACGTTCAACCAACTTGCGTTCTTATGGGGCGTACAGCCTTATCTTGTGAAGTTTGCAAAGAGCATGGACGACATGCTTGCAGAGGTGGATGCGGTTTTGTTGAAATCAGGCATCGAGCCAGGGCAGCAGGTGGTGCTTGTCTGCGGATTCCCCATCGGCGAACAACGCCCGCCAAACATGGCGCTTCTTCACACAGTGGCGAGCGAGGCAACGGTGAAACTGGCGCGAAAATTGGCGGAGAAATAA